The nucleotide window CCGTCGGTGGACTTCGACGGACGGACGGTAACCCTGCGTGGCGCCTCGATTCATCCTCAACCGCTCCAGCTGAACGGGCCACCGATCTGGATCGGCGGGCGCAGCGAGCGCAGCGTCGAGCGTGCCGCCGCCGTCGGCGACGCCTGGGTGCTTGACGCCACGCCGCGGCGGTCGCTCTTCGTCCCGTGGCATGAGCGCTACCTCGAGCACGTCGAGCGCTTCGGGAAGACGCCGCAAACAGCGATCCTCCGCGATGCCTGGGTGTCGCTCGGCGACGCGCTCGACCAGGAGTACCGTGCGGCCGCCCTCGACGCACACCGCCAAAAGATCCGGCTCGGCGTCTACGCAGTGGACACACGCATCGACGGTCGCGACGCCGAGTCGGTCGAGTTCGACGAGCTAGCCGAGGAGCGTTGGCTCACGGGCGACCCGGACGAGATCGCCGCCGAGCTCGACGCTTGGGAGGCGGAGCTCGGCATCGGCTACGTCCTAATCCGTATCCGCACATCCGGGCGACCGTCGCATGTTGCCGCACTCGAGCAGCTGCGCGCCTTCGGCGAGACCGTGATCGGGCCCAGGCGAGCCCGTCTGTCAACCTCGTCCACCGGGAGGGTTTCGTGACGTTCGTGAGCTTCGACGACTACTACGACCGCTACCAGAACATCCGCATGGAGCGCCGCGACGACGGCGTCCTGCTCGTCACCTTCCACACGGAGGGTGGGCCGCTCCGCTGGGGGCACATCGGCGGCGCCCACGCCGAGTTCGCGTCAGCCTTCACGGACGTCGCGCGCGACCCGGAGAATAAGCTGGTGATCATGACCGGCACGGGCGACGCCTGGTCAGGCCCGGTCGCGTCGCCCGGAACTTTCCCGCGGTCGACGCCTATGGGATGG belongs to Actinomycetota bacterium and includes:
- a CDS encoding LLM class flavin-dependent oxidoreductase, with protein sequence MKFGYIIGQEVQPGDDPAAIVREALAEARAAADAGFDGVFVTEHHGRDLRYLPGSIPLMFMLAEAVPGLGVGGAVLLLSLAQPTRVAEELALLDHLTGGRVILGAGAGYLKADFDAFGIEQKGAGRRLDEALEVITRLWREPSVDFDGRTVTLRGASIHPQPLQLNGPPIWIGGRSERSVERAAAVGDAWVLDATPRRSLFVPWHERYLEHVERFGKTPQTAILRDAWVSLGDALDQEYRAAALDAHRQKIRLGVYAVDTRIDGRDAESVEFDELAEERWLTGDPDEIAAELDAWEAELGIGYVLIRIRTSGRPSHVAALEQLRAFGETVIGPRRARLSTSSTGRVS